A single region of the Geobacillus subterraneus genome encodes:
- the murQ gene encoding N-acetylmuramic acid 6-phosphate etherase, with amino-acid sequence MLEHLATEQRNEKTKHLDEMTTKEILHVMNEEDQAAVAAVAEQLDCIEKVVHLVIAAFRRGGRLIYVGAGTSGRLGLLDAVECPPTFGTEPSMVQAVLAGGPEAIAKAVEGAEDDEEAAVRDLQAVGLTENDVVIGIAASGRTPYVVSALRYAKQIGASTGSIACNKGAAISQYADAAVEIETGPEVLAGSTRLKAGTAQKMVLNMISTAAMVGIGKVYGNWMVDVQATNEKLKERAKRILIEATGVSAEEASHYYEQAKGEVKTAIVMILRQCGYEEAKKRLQQAKGFVRKALE; translated from the coding sequence TTGCTTGAACATCTCGCGACAGAACAACGAAACGAAAAAACGAAACATTTGGATGAAATGACGACAAAAGAAATTTTGCACGTCATGAACGAGGAAGATCAGGCAGCAGTTGCCGCAGTAGCTGAGCAACTTGATTGTATTGAAAAAGTCGTCCATCTTGTCATCGCCGCATTTCGGCGCGGGGGACGGTTGATTTACGTCGGGGCGGGGACGAGCGGCCGGCTCGGATTGCTTGATGCGGTCGAATGCCCGCCGACATTTGGGACTGAACCGTCCATGGTGCAGGCGGTCCTTGCCGGAGGACCGGAAGCGATTGCGAAGGCGGTGGAAGGAGCGGAAGATGATGAAGAGGCTGCTGTTCGCGATTTACAGGCAGTCGGCTTGACGGAAAACGATGTTGTCATCGGCATTGCAGCAAGTGGCCGAACGCCATATGTGGTCAGCGCCCTTCGTTATGCCAAACAAATCGGGGCATCGACCGGAAGCATCGCCTGCAATAAAGGAGCCGCCATCAGTCAGTATGCCGATGCGGCGGTGGAAATCGAAACAGGGCCGGAAGTGTTGGCTGGTTCAACGAGGTTAAAAGCTGGGACAGCGCAAAAAATGGTGCTCAACATGATTTCTACGGCAGCGATGGTCGGTATTGGCAAAGTGTATGGGAACTGGATGGTCGATGTACAGGCGACAAATGAAAAGTTAAAAGAGCGGGCAAAGCGCATTTTAATAGAGGCGACAGGAGTCAGCGCCGAAGAGGCGTCCCACTATTATGAACAGGCCAAAGGGGAGGTGAAAACGGCGATCGTGATGATTTTGCGCCAATGCGGTTATGAAGAGGCAAAAAAACGACTGCAACAAGCAAAGGGGTTTGTGCGTAAAGCGCTTGAATAA
- a CDS encoding PTS transporter subunit EIIC produces MTREQQIAISILQYVGGKENIIRIAHCITRVRVSLREPGKANMDALKQIEGVMGVIEDETLQIVVGPGVVNKVAAALCELTGLELGEVIENEAEDIAERTKARVKARQQTPLKRLLRKIGSIFIPLIPGLVASGIINGIANFAKNAGVDPQTTWLQLLLLIGGGIFASLGVLVGYNTAKEFGGTPVLGAIAGILVFNPALADIKLFGEALTPGRGGLFAVLLAAWLMAAVEKRVRSFVPNAVDIIVTPLITVLIVCLFTLIAVQPLAGWLSFAITSGLKAVLDIGGVVAGAVLAGTFLPLVMVGLHHGLTPIHMELIQKLGSTPLLPVLAMAGAGQVGAAIAVYVKTKNERLRNIIKGALPVGFLGIGEPLLYGVTLPLGRPFVTACLGAAVGGAFQAVMKTAALGIGVSGLSLIPLISDGKYVIYFIGLVISYTFGFLFTYWFGFKEEMAAHI; encoded by the coding sequence ATGACTCGAGAACAACAAATCGCCATATCGATACTTCAGTACGTTGGGGGAAAAGAAAACATCATCCGCATTGCCCATTGCATAACGCGGGTGCGCGTGTCACTGCGCGAGCCGGGCAAAGCGAACATGGACGCCTTAAAACAGATCGAAGGGGTCATGGGAGTCATAGAGGATGAGACTTTGCAAATTGTCGTTGGCCCTGGTGTTGTCAATAAAGTGGCGGCTGCGCTATGCGAACTTACCGGTCTAGAACTTGGGGAAGTGATCGAAAATGAGGCTGAGGATATTGCGGAGCGGACAAAAGCAAGGGTGAAAGCGCGTCAGCAAACGCCGCTAAAGCGGTTGCTTCGCAAAATCGGCAGCATCTTCATCCCGCTCATTCCCGGGTTGGTGGCGTCAGGGATTATTAACGGAATCGCCAACTTTGCGAAAAACGCCGGCGTTGATCCGCAGACGACGTGGCTGCAGCTGTTGTTGTTGATAGGCGGGGGGATTTTTGCCTCACTTGGCGTGTTAGTCGGATATAATACAGCGAAAGAGTTTGGCGGCACTCCTGTATTAGGGGCGATTGCCGGTATTCTCGTCTTCAACCCGGCATTGGCTGATATAAAGCTATTTGGGGAAGCGCTTACACCTGGGAGGGGAGGCCTGTTTGCGGTCTTGCTTGCCGCTTGGCTCATGGCGGCGGTCGAAAAACGGGTGCGTTCGTTTGTGCCGAATGCGGTCGACATTATTGTCACGCCGCTTATCACCGTGTTAATCGTCTGTCTGTTTACCTTGATCGCCGTGCAGCCGCTTGCCGGTTGGTTGTCGTTCGCGATTACAAGCGGGCTGAAAGCGGTGCTTGACATCGGCGGAGTAGTCGCGGGTGCTGTGTTGGCCGGAACGTTTTTGCCGCTCGTGATGGTCGGACTGCATCACGGATTAACCCCGATTCATATGGAGTTGATTCAAAAATTGGGTTCGACGCCGCTACTGCCGGTATTGGCGATGGCCGGAGCTGGTCAAGTCGGGGCGGCGATCGCCGTGTATGTCAAAACAAAAAACGAGCGGCTTCGCAACATTATCAAAGGGGCGTTGCCGGTTGGATTTTTAGGCATCGGGGAGCCGCTGTTGTACGGGGTGACATTGCCGCTTGGGCGGCCGTTTGTTACCGCGTGTCTTGGGGCGGCGGTCGGCGGTGCATTTCAAGCGGTGATGAAAACAGCGGCGCTTGGCATTGGCGTATCCGGGCTGTCACTCATCCCGCTTATTTCCGATGGAAAGTATGTGATTTATTTCATTGGACTCGTCATTTCGTACACGTTTGGCTTCCTATTTACGTATTGGTTCGGGTTTAAAGAAGAAATGGCCGCGCATATTTAG
- a CDS encoding MupG family TIM beta-alpha barrel fold protein has product MLSFSFYLFQPLEQIEDIFRLVAQLGAKQLFTSLHLSKGQELRERKKLDHIGQFASRYGIGVVADATPAVIARLSADADITTVLGRWGIVGLRLDAGFSMKEAASLSNQMSVVLNASTVTERECKELASYQADESNVEAWHNFYPRPETGLGRETMLAQNQLLRRCGIETIGAFIPGDAKKRSPLYEGLPTLEAHRNADPVYAYIELTETYGVNKVFVGDLAVSDGVLRRMDWVRSGVIPIRYRPIVGAGWLSLVETVHTNRRDAARDVIRSVESRCSIAWPQEALQPLPPVPRRAGRITIDNERYGRYAGELQMTLVDLPPDDRVNVIGEVIEEDMPLLRYIRGGRRFCLIRW; this is encoded by the coding sequence ATGCTTTCTTTTTCGTTTTATCTTTTTCAGCCGCTCGAGCAAATTGAAGACATCTTTCGGCTTGTAGCGCAGCTTGGGGCGAAACAATTGTTCACCTCATTGCATCTTTCAAAAGGCCAAGAGCTTAGGGAGCGAAAAAAGCTTGATCATATCGGCCAGTTTGCTTCCCGCTATGGCATCGGGGTCGTGGCTGATGCCACCCCCGCCGTCATAGCACGTCTGTCAGCTGATGCCGACATTACAACGGTGCTCGGGCGTTGGGGGATTGTCGGGCTGCGGTTGGATGCCGGTTTTTCTATGAAAGAAGCCGCTTCGTTGTCCAACCAAATGAGTGTCGTGCTGAACGCAAGCACGGTGACAGAACGAGAATGTAAGGAGCTAGCCTCTTATCAAGCGGACGAATCCAATGTAGAGGCATGGCATAATTTTTATCCCCGTCCGGAAACAGGGCTGGGAAGGGAGACGATGTTAGCGCAAAATCAATTGTTGCGTCGGTGTGGCATCGAAACGATCGGTGCGTTTATCCCTGGGGATGCGAAAAAACGAAGTCCTCTTTATGAAGGGCTACCGACATTGGAAGCGCATCGGAACGCTGATCCGGTTTATGCTTATATTGAACTTACGGAAACCTATGGCGTGAATAAGGTGTTCGTCGGCGACCTGGCCGTATCGGATGGGGTGCTTAGGCGCATGGATTGGGTGCGGTCAGGCGTTATCCCCATCCGCTACCGGCCGATTGTTGGAGCGGGTTGGTTGTCTTTGGTCGAAACGGTGCATACGAACCGGCGCGATGCGGCTCGCGATGTGATTCGTTCCGTTGAATCGCGCTGCTCCATTGCATGGCCGCAGGAAGCGTTGCAGCCTCTCCCCCCGGTGCCGCGTCGGGCAGGCCGCATCACGATCGATAACGAACGTTATGGCCGGTACGCCGGTGAACTGCAAATGACTTTGGTTGACCTCCCGCCCGATGACAGAGTCAATGTGATCGGTGAGGTGATCGAGGAAGATATGCCGTTGCTTCGGTACATTCGCGGCGGCCGCCGCTTTTGTCTCATTCGTTGGTAG